The Cyclobacterium amurskyense genome contains the following window.
GTATCACCAGGAAGAATCATCAGGGAGTTATTGCCTATATCTCATCGATTGCTTACGCATCTTGGGAAAACGTGGTGGACAGTACCTTTACTAAAGGCGAAGCTCCACTTATTTTGATGCTAGACAGGGTTACTGATGTTCGGAATTTTGGAGCCATAGCACGTACGGCTGAAGTTGCAGGTGTACATGGCATCATTATACCAGAAAAAAGCAGTGCTCAGATCAATTCTGATGCGGTCAAAACTTCTGCAGGAGCACTAAATTTCCTACCTGTAAGTAGGGTAAGAAACCTTTACTACACACTTAAAGACCTAAAAAAATCAGGCCTAAAAGTGGTGGGAGTAACTGAGAAAACTGACCGAATGATGTATGCAGCAGATCTTACTACTCCTACTGTATTGGTAATGGGGTCTGAGGAAGATGGGGTTTCTGATGAATTATTGGGATTGTGCGATGAGTTCGTGAAAGTACCTGTACATGGCCAGATTGAGAGTCTTAATGTATCTGTAGCCACTGGAATTGTTATTTACGAAGCCATTCGCCAAAGAAAACAGGCAGATTCTTAATTTACGTATAAATGGCAATTGAACTGGTTGCGCTTTTATTTTTGATGCTAGGTATCATAGCCGTACTGGCCATAATTCTGTATCAAACTCAACAGAAGCGCAACCAATTGGATAAAAGTCTAAACGCCCTAAACCTGGAAAAGGAGCGCTACAGCGAAAAAACCCGACTTCTTCAAGACCAACAAGAAAGGATAATACAAGAAAATGAAGCCCTTTTGATTTCTGTCAAGTCCCTTGAAAAAGAAAATCATGAGCTTGCCTTGGACAAAGGAAAATTAGAGAGTGAATTGCTTTTTTTGAAGGAAAAACTGATTTTTCAAAAACAGGAGCTTGACAAAATGGGGACTAGGTTTCAACAAGAGTTCGAATTGTTGGCCAACAAAATTCTAGAGGAAAAGTCCAAAAAATTCACCAACCAGAATCAGGAAAACATCAGCAACATTCTCCAGCCTCTGGGGAAAGAATTGGAAGCATTTAAAAAGCAGGTTCAGGAAGCCTATGCCATGGAATCAAGGGAGCGCTTTTCTCTGGAAGGAAAGGTCAAGGAACTTGCAGTGCTCAATCAGCAAATCAGCCAGGAAGCCAAAAACCTAACCAATGCCCTGAAAGGCAATGCCAAAATCAGAGGAAATTGGGGTGAGGCCATATTGGAAACCATTCTTCAAAATTCCGGATTGGAAAAAGACAGGCATTATAGCATTCAGGGATTTTTGAAAGATGAAAATGGGCACCCTTTAATCGGGCCAGATGGCAAGAGAATGCAACCTGATGTGATTATCCATTATCCCGATGACAAAAAAGTTATCATTGATAGTAAAATATCACTTATAGCTTATGAGAAATACAGCAGTACTATTGGGGAAACCGAGCAAAAGTTAGCCCTTGATCTTCATCTTAAGGCTATAAAAACCCATATAGACCAGCTTTCTGCCAAGCAATATGAAAGTTATGCAAAGGCCCTAGACTTTGTGATCATGTTCGTACCTCTAGAAGCGGCCTATATAGTAGCCCTTCAAGCCGACCCCCAGATTTGGGAATATGCCTACAAAAAGCGAGTATTATTAATCAGTAGCAGCAATCTAATCGCAGCCCTTAAGATGATCAAGGACCTTTGGATAAGAGATGATCAATCTAAAAATGCCTTGGAAATAGCCGAAAGAGGAGGAAAACTTTATGACAAGCTTTCTAATTTTGTTAACAGCTTGGAAGATGTAGGAAAACATCTTGACAAGTCCCAGGATAGCTATAATACAGCCATCAAGCAACTTAAAACTGGCAAAGGAAATCTTCTTTCCCAAGCTGAAAAACTCAGGACTTTGGGTGTAAATGCCCGAAACAAAATTTCAGGAGAGCAATAAATGCCTAGGCCTCTTTACTAATGATCCTCCACAAATCCATACTAAAAAGGAACATCACCCGGGCCATCCACTTGCTTGACTAGGGCATTATTGGATATCAAGTAGTTTCTCCCCGTCGAAATCTCCTGACACAATACTCTGGACCTTTGTGTACGAATTTTCTTAAAAACCCTTTCTCTTAATTCGAAATGTGCATGTTGTGGCAGGTCTCCAAGGAAAGGTTGTTCAAATTTAACCGCATCCTTGTCGTATTTTCGCAACTCCTTCATCAGGAAGAGATCAGCTCCTGTGGAAGCCTTTGGATTGCTCATGTGTAGCTTGAGAGGTATTAAAACGTCCTTTGGAAATACCCGCTCATGCAAAACGGGCGCCATCAACCACTTGAAAGATCGCTTCCATTCTATGCCATGAGGCATGATACCCTTCCCTATCCTTTCCTTATGCTGACTAAACACACGGTGATGAGCCACCTCATGAATATAGGTAATCAGAAATTGGTATTGATTCAGATCATGGTTGATAGTAATTTTCTGTATGCTTTTGTCTCTTCTATACCGAAAATCACCCAACTTTGACCTTCTCGATTTGGTGATTTCAATAACAAAAGGTTCTTCTTCCCAAAGGGAAAAACAATAAGACAAGGCGTTTTCAGGCACCTTCCCCTTTAATTGTTCCAACCACTTTTCTTTTTTCACTTCTTAATTTTAAGCTGAAATCAAAATTAAGAATTTTTATCATCGTGAATTAATTCAAGCAGTTTTTTTCTAAACAAGTCTTCCGCATCAGGTAAAAGATTGCTTATTCTACATCTCCATGTTTCATAGCCCCCCTTCTCGATTTCATGTGCTGGCGGTACATAGCCTACATTGTCATTGGCTAAACTTATAGTGAAATAAGGACATTTTACTTCAGCTTTGAGCTTCAGCCCTGTTTCAGCAAAAAACTCTCCGGGTAATGCACCAATTTTCCCTTCGCCAATATGCAAAACCTGCACAGCACTTTCCGCTGCATCAGCAAATTCATTGAGCAACATTTGTTCTCTCGCATAAAGCTTGCGCCAACCTTGGGTGTCTGGCTTCAAATCCTCAAGTCCACCAATAGCCAAAATCCCTCTGGCAGTCTCCAGTTCATCCTTGTCTGGCATCCTTCTACCAGCCTTAATGTTTGCGAAACTGCTATGCAGATAGGGGGCCTGATCCCAC
Protein-coding sequences here:
- the rlmB gene encoding 23S rRNA (guanosine(2251)-2'-O)-methyltransferase RlmB; translation: MEKRKDGFLIDRNEDQKDFIFGIRPIMEALNADREIDKILVNKELKGDLLKELLALTKEKKLPVTKVPESKLNRITRKNHQGVIAYISSIAYASWENVVDSTFTKGEAPLILMLDRVTDVRNFGAIARTAEVAGVHGIIIPEKSSAQINSDAVKTSAGALNFLPVSRVRNLYYTLKDLKKSGLKVVGVTEKTDRMMYAADLTTPTVLVMGSEEDGVSDELLGLCDEFVKVPVHGQIESLNVSVATGIVIYEAIRQRKQADS
- the rmuC gene encoding DNA recombination protein RmuC; its protein translation is MAIELVALLFLMLGIIAVLAIILYQTQQKRNQLDKSLNALNLEKERYSEKTRLLQDQQERIIQENEALLISVKSLEKENHELALDKGKLESELLFLKEKLIFQKQELDKMGTRFQQEFELLANKILEEKSKKFTNQNQENISNILQPLGKELEAFKKQVQEAYAMESRERFSLEGKVKELAVLNQQISQEAKNLTNALKGNAKIRGNWGEAILETILQNSGLEKDRHYSIQGFLKDENGHPLIGPDGKRMQPDVIIHYPDDKKVIIDSKISLIAYEKYSSTIGETEQKLALDLHLKAIKTHIDQLSAKQYESYAKALDFVIMFVPLEAAYIVALQADPQIWEYAYKKRVLLISSSNLIAALKMIKDLWIRDDQSKNALEIAERGGKLYDKLSNFVNSLEDVGKHLDKSQDSYNTAIKQLKTGKGNLLSQAEKLRTLGVNARNKISGEQ